One genomic segment of Cardinium endosymbiont of Culicoides punctatus includes these proteins:
- the mnmG gene encoding tRNA uridine-5-carboxymethylaminomethyl(34) synthesis enzyme MnmG, with product MPVKYDIIVVGAGHAGCEASVAASKMGAKVLLITMSMNTIGQMSCNPAMGGIAKGQLVREIDALGGFSGIVSDRSAIQFRMLNTSKGPAMWSPRTQNDRRLFSEYWKMALESLPNLFFLQDMVTALLVQGGTVVGVKTALGLEIESRAVILTNGTFLNGLIHIGEQKTSGGRSTEKAATGITEQLQKLGFETGRMKTGTPPRIDGRTLDYSKMEEQPGDDLPSTFSFFNSTPLSKQKSCHITYTNNKVHDIIRENLSRSPMYNGQIQTRGPRYCPSIEDKIYRFADKERHQIFVEPEGWHTTQIYVNGLSTSLPYDVQLKMLRLIVGFENVEMLCPGYAIEYDYFPPTQLNHTLETQLIQNLYFAGQINGTTGYEEAACQGLMAGINAYRKINALHPIILKRSDAYIGVLIDDLVNKGTEEPYRMFTSRAEFRILLRQDNADLRLTELGHSIGLAEDERFQKICQKKEYIASILGFLKKWKIKTCEINTKLEAAGTCLITETQSAYTLLKRPELNLHDLIDLDHKGILTAYTQEILQQVEIQIKYESYSIKEKELVEKAERLEHYKIPFDFDYTLLKSLSAEGREKLQKRKPATLGQAARISGVSPSDISILMVYLGR from the coding sequence ATGCCGGTTAAATATGATATTATTGTAGTTGGTGCTGGGCATGCGGGTTGTGAAGCATCTGTAGCCGCCTCTAAAATGGGTGCTAAGGTATTGCTCATTACGATGAGCATGAATACTATTGGCCAGATGTCCTGCAACCCTGCCATGGGTGGCATTGCAAAAGGGCAACTTGTTCGAGAGATAGATGCCCTAGGGGGATTTTCTGGAATAGTATCAGATCGATCTGCGATCCAGTTTAGGATGCTTAATACATCTAAAGGACCTGCTATGTGGAGCCCTCGAACACAAAATGACAGAAGGCTTTTTTCGGAATATTGGAAAATGGCACTTGAATCATTGCCTAATCTGTTTTTTTTGCAAGATATGGTTACAGCTCTTCTTGTACAAGGAGGCACTGTGGTTGGTGTTAAAACAGCTTTAGGCCTAGAGATCGAGAGCAGGGCTGTAATTCTAACAAATGGAACTTTTTTAAATGGACTTATCCATATTGGTGAACAAAAGACTTCCGGAGGGCGTTCTACGGAAAAAGCGGCTACAGGGATAACAGAACAATTGCAAAAACTGGGCTTTGAAACAGGTAGAATGAAGACCGGAACTCCCCCTCGTATAGATGGGAGAACGTTAGACTATAGTAAAATGGAAGAACAACCTGGAGATGATTTGCCCAGTACTTTTTCCTTTTTCAATTCTACACCATTATCTAAACAAAAAAGTTGTCATATCACTTATACCAACAATAAAGTCCATGACATCATTCGCGAGAATCTATCACGCTCTCCTATGTACAATGGGCAAATACAGACCCGAGGACCTCGTTACTGCCCTTCTATAGAAGATAAAATATATAGATTTGCAGATAAAGAGCGGCATCAAATTTTTGTAGAACCAGAAGGTTGGCATACTACTCAGATTTATGTCAATGGATTGTCAACCTCATTGCCATATGATGTTCAACTTAAAATGTTACGATTGATCGTTGGATTTGAAAATGTAGAAATGCTATGTCCTGGTTATGCTATTGAATACGATTATTTCCCTCCTACACAACTAAATCATACATTGGAAACACAATTGATTCAAAATCTATATTTTGCTGGCCAAATTAATGGCACTACTGGGTATGAGGAGGCTGCCTGTCAAGGTCTAATGGCAGGTATTAATGCCTATAGAAAAATTAATGCATTGCATCCAATCATATTAAAAAGATCAGATGCCTATATCGGTGTATTAATAGATGATTTAGTAAATAAGGGGACAGAAGAGCCTTACAGAATGTTTACTTCACGTGCAGAATTTAGAATTTTACTCAGACAGGATAATGCTGACCTCCGCTTAACAGAATTAGGGCATTCTATAGGTTTGGCTGAAGATGAGCGTTTCCAAAAAATATGTCAAAAAAAAGAATATATAGCATCTATTTTAGGCTTCTTGAAAAAATGGAAAATTAAGACATGTGAAATTAATACAAAACTCGAAGCTGCAGGTACATGTTTAATTACAGAAACACAATCTGCTTATACACTACTCAAAAGACCTGAACTAAATCTTCATGATCTTATAGACTTAGATCATAAAGGGATATTAACTGCTTATACACAAGAAATACTACAGCAAGTTGAAATTCAAATTAAATATGAAAGCTATTCTATTAAAGAAAAAGAGCTTGTAGAAAAAGCAGAAAGATTAGAGCATTATAAAATCCCATTTGATTTTGACTATACTTTGTTGAAGTCACTTTCTGCAGAGGGACGTGAGAAGTTGCAGAAAAGGAAGCCTGCTACTTTAGGTCAAGCTGCTCGCATTAGTGGAGTAAGCCCATCCGACATCTCTATATTAATGGTGTATTTAGGACGATAA
- a CDS encoding ParB/RepB/Spo0J family partition protein — protein MQPKKGNHKSVLGRGLSALLQDSHTPIHSYNKRDSFEFISTELIEINPFQPRQDFCEKALHELSESIKIHGIIQPLTVRKLDNGTYQLVAGERRLRAAKLAGLVELPAYVRTTDDQQMLEIALIENIQRESLNAIEIALSYQRLLTECKLTQEELAQRVGKDRTTVNNYLRLLKLPPDIQIALRDQKISMGHARALINLNTPAAQLSLLKKIIELGISVREVEKLVQNLSTTHSKKAVQNIPLHSSFKTTLKNTTMQLEQQFNTKIVIKTDAQKQGQGEIKISFGSEEELQRIVSILSK, from the coding sequence ATGCAACCAAAAAAAGGGAACCACAAAAGTGTATTAGGTAGGGGGTTAAGCGCCTTACTTCAGGATTCTCATACACCAATACATTCATACAATAAGAGAGACTCTTTTGAATTTATTAGTACGGAATTAATTGAAATTAATCCCTTTCAACCTCGTCAAGACTTTTGTGAAAAAGCATTACATGAGTTAAGTGAATCTATAAAGATTCATGGTATTATACAGCCTCTCACTGTTCGTAAATTGGACAATGGTACGTATCAATTAGTAGCTGGAGAACGTCGTTTGCGTGCTGCTAAATTAGCAGGCTTGGTAGAATTACCAGCTTATGTACGGACTACAGATGACCAGCAAATGTTAGAAATTGCACTGATTGAAAATATTCAACGTGAATCTCTAAATGCCATTGAAATTGCCCTTAGCTACCAACGTTTATTAACTGAATGTAAGTTAACCCAAGAAGAACTTGCACAACGTGTGGGAAAGGATAGGACCACTGTAAATAATTATCTCCGTTTACTGAAACTACCACCTGATATACAAATTGCCTTGAGAGATCAAAAAATTTCTATGGGCCATGCAAGAGCACTTATTAATCTAAACACACCAGCAGCTCAATTGAGTTTACTGAAAAAAATCATTGAATTAGGCATTTCAGTAAGGGAAGTAGAGAAATTGGTACAAAATCTATCTACAACCCATTCTAAGAAGGCTGTTCAAAACATACCCCTACATTCATCTTTTAAGACCACACTGAAAAACACTACTATGCAATTGGAACAACAATTTAATACAAAAATAGTGATCAAAACAGATGCCCAAAAACAGGGCCAAGGGGAAATTAAGATTTCATTTGGTTCAGAAGAAGAACTACAAAGAATTGTTTCCATCCTTTCCAAGTAA
- a CDS encoding lysylphosphatidylglycerol synthase transmembrane domain-containing protein produces the protein MNNQIETNAQEALQTLNIKKVWLPILFGLAITVFLFYRSGKISKETISLLKDPNWKYICMALCSIILREIGHICRLRFLSDSTLSWTSCFYIAILWEFASAVTPSVVGGGIVAIFLFSKEGLSLGKSLSYVIVNGIMDNFFFLLAGFHAFLGGYETLFAMTNDLATSVKAIFFTNYFILAIYTSIISIGVFINPLFLKWILMRVTSITLFKRWRRSAYELSKDIITTSNEFRGKHIFFWFRILLCTILTWGVRYAFLNCLIAAYSPITFIEHFSMFGKQIIMWAIMLIPISPGGSGIAEVLFQQFFETTLGDYTLVIAVLWRMCTFYIYLTLGILFLPRWIHRVFTKKESPKS, from the coding sequence TTGAATAATCAAATTGAAACAAATGCTCAAGAAGCACTTCAAACACTTAATATAAAAAAAGTGTGGCTTCCCATATTATTTGGGTTAGCTATTACTGTATTTTTATTTTACAGATCTGGTAAAATATCTAAAGAGACCATTTCCCTATTGAAGGATCCTAATTGGAAATATATATGTATGGCTTTATGCTCGATTATATTACGAGAAATAGGACACATCTGCAGACTCCGTTTTTTAAGCGATAGTACGCTAAGTTGGACAAGTTGCTTTTATATTGCCATTCTTTGGGAATTTGCCTCTGCTGTGACCCCATCAGTAGTAGGAGGAGGCATTGTTGCTATTTTTCTTTTTTCTAAGGAAGGACTCAGTTTAGGTAAGTCTCTATCCTATGTTATTGTAAATGGAATAATGGATAATTTCTTTTTTCTACTAGCTGGTTTTCATGCTTTTTTAGGTGGATATGAAACCTTATTTGCAATGACAAATGACTTAGCCACTAGTGTAAAAGCCATTTTCTTTACAAATTATTTTATTCTTGCTATTTATACATCTATTATATCCATTGGTGTTTTTATCAATCCATTATTCTTAAAGTGGATTTTGATGCGTGTAACTAGTATCACGCTTTTTAAAAGATGGCGACGATCTGCATATGAGCTTAGTAAAGATATTATTACGACTTCGAACGAATTTAGAGGTAAGCATATTTTTTTCTGGTTCAGAATATTACTATGTACCATTCTCACATGGGGTGTTCGGTATGCTTTCTTAAACTGCTTAATTGCAGCTTACAGTCCTATTACTTTCATAGAACACTTTTCTATGTTTGGAAAACAGATTATTATGTGGGCGATTATGTTAATTCCTATATCCCCAGGAGGAAGTGGAATTGCAGAGGTATTATTTCAACAATTTTTTGAGACAACATTAGGCGACTATACCCTCGTAATAGCTGTTTTATGGCGTATGTGTACGTTTTATATTTATCTAACTTTAGGCATTCTTTTTCTTCCTAGATGGATTCATAGGGTATTTACAAAAAAAGAGTCTCCCAAATCGTAA
- a CDS encoding ABC transporter ATP-binding protein produces MNIYSRILGYVGPLKKLAFYYFIAIFFSIFFGLTTYGLVIPLLKILFNQEELNHMLSQQQPLPQWHISIHYFTKVFNFVFIKTIENYGKKSALYLLSSLFTLSTFISGLFRYIADITMTKVRINVVYNLRLALFNKTLTLPLQHFTDKKKGDLMARITTDIQEIEHAVADTLRVFLKEPTQLFCYISVLFYMAPKLSLFTLLLLPIIGWVITTIIKRLRKWANRTQQSLGNLMSLIEETLEGVRIIKVFGAQQYIVDKFKKESQAYAFTNMSVARKEHMTAPISESLSVVAVSTILAYGGTLILLEQSPLTASAFIAYIIICSQTLIPIKMISRSIGHIQRGIAAGSRIFSLLDEESKHQQKLTGVKHVNFEHEIVFKNVSFSYSNEENNVLHQIHLTIKKGETIAIVGASGSGKSTLLSLLSGLYRPTSGEIEIDNMPLPQISTTSLHHLMGVVTQESILFHDTVFNNIAFNRPTYSKEKVIEAAKVAFAHNFIMGLPQGYDTIIGAHGNKLSGGQKQCICIARAILSNPPILVLDEATSALDTASEQNVQTGLKSLIQNKTSIIVSHRLSTICQADKIFVLEQGHLVEQGSHSSLLQQGGIYKKIFSLQKHM; encoded by the coding sequence ATGAACATTTATTCCAGAATTTTAGGTTACGTAGGGCCTTTAAAAAAACTTGCTTTCTATTATTTCATTGCTATATTCTTTTCTATCTTTTTTGGATTAACTACATATGGATTAGTGATTCCTCTGCTTAAGATTCTATTTAACCAAGAAGAATTGAACCACATGCTGTCTCAGCAACAACCACTCCCACAATGGCATATAAGCATTCATTACTTTACAAAAGTATTTAATTTTGTATTTATAAAAACGATCGAAAATTATGGAAAAAAATCAGCGCTCTACTTATTGTCCTCTTTATTTACGCTTTCTACCTTTATCAGTGGTCTCTTTAGATATATTGCTGATATTACCATGACAAAAGTACGCATCAATGTAGTCTATAATTTACGATTGGCACTTTTTAACAAAACATTAACCCTTCCTTTGCAACACTTTACGGATAAGAAGAAAGGTGATTTAATGGCAAGAATTACAACGGATATTCAGGAAATAGAACATGCCGTAGCAGACACACTTCGTGTATTTCTTAAAGAACCGACTCAACTTTTTTGCTATATTTCTGTCCTCTTTTACATGGCACCTAAACTGAGTCTATTCACACTATTACTGCTACCTATTATTGGATGGGTAATAACCACAATTATAAAAAGATTACGCAAATGGGCAAATCGAACCCAACAGTCACTAGGCAATTTAATGAGTCTAATTGAGGAAACATTAGAAGGAGTACGTATTATAAAAGTCTTTGGTGCACAGCAATACATTGTGGATAAATTCAAAAAAGAAAGTCAAGCATATGCTTTTACCAACATGTCAGTAGCAAGAAAAGAGCATATGACTGCCCCTATATCGGAATCTCTAAGTGTTGTTGCTGTTTCTACTATACTTGCGTATGGTGGTACGTTAATCCTTTTGGAACAAAGCCCCCTTACAGCTAGTGCATTTATTGCCTACATTATCATTTGCTCTCAGACACTGATACCTATTAAGATGATTTCAAGATCTATTGGACACATTCAACGAGGTATTGCTGCTGGAAGTCGGATTTTCAGTTTATTAGATGAAGAATCAAAACATCAACAAAAACTTACAGGGGTAAAGCATGTAAATTTTGAACATGAAATAGTTTTTAAAAATGTTTCATTCTCTTACAGTAATGAAGAAAATAACGTTTTACACCAAATACATTTAACCATCAAAAAAGGAGAGACGATAGCAATAGTAGGTGCTTCTGGTTCAGGGAAGTCCACACTTTTATCACTTTTATCTGGTTTATATAGGCCAACATCGGGTGAAATTGAGATAGACAATATGCCTTTACCACAGATAAGTACAACATCTTTACACCACTTAATGGGTGTTGTTACCCAAGAATCCATTTTATTTCATGATACTGTCTTTAACAACATTGCTTTTAACAGGCCAACATATAGCAAAGAAAAGGTTATTGAAGCTGCTAAGGTAGCTTTTGCTCATAATTTTATCATGGGGTTACCACAAGGGTATGACACAATTATTGGAGCACATGGCAATAAGCTTTCAGGTGGTCAAAAACAATGCATTTGCATCGCGAGAGCGATATTAAGTAACCCACCTATCTTAGTTTTAGATGAAGCTACTTCAGCTCTAGATACAGCTTCTGAACAAAACGTACAAACAGGACTAAAATCATTAATTCAAAATAAGACTTCTATTATAGTATCCCACAGGCTAAGTACCATTTGCCAAGCAGATAAAATTTTTGTGTTAGAACAAGGCCACCTTGTTGAACAAGGTTCTCATAGCAGTTTACTTCAACAGGGTGGGATTTATAAAAAAATATTCTCTCTACAAAAGCATATGTAG
- a CDS encoding ParA family protein, translated as MGKIIAIVNQKGGVGKTTTAINLAASLAVLEKKTLLIDVDPQANGTSGIGVKPEDVEYSIYECIVDAVGPKSLIKETSISNLDLLPSHINLVGAEVEMVNFKNREGRIKESLKSILPIYDYVIIDCAPSLGLITINALTAADSLIIPVQCEYFALEGLGKLLNTTKIIQSRLNPNLEIEGILMTMYDARLRLANQIVAEVKKHFQNMVFETIIPRNIKLSEAPSFGMPAITYDAESKGAISYLNLAEEIISRKKTVV; from the coding sequence ATGGGAAAGATTATAGCGATTGTAAATCAAAAAGGTGGAGTTGGTAAAACTACTACTGCTATAAACCTGGCCGCTAGCCTTGCTGTGTTAGAAAAGAAAACCCTTCTTATTGATGTTGATCCACAAGCAAATGGCACATCCGGGATTGGCGTAAAACCAGAAGATGTAGAATATAGTATTTATGAATGTATTGTAGATGCTGTGGGTCCTAAGTCCCTTATTAAAGAAACCAGTATCTCAAATTTAGATCTTTTGCCCTCTCATATTAATTTAGTTGGTGCTGAAGTAGAAATGGTAAATTTTAAAAATAGAGAGGGGCGTATCAAAGAATCTCTTAAGTCTATACTTCCAATTTATGACTATGTCATAATTGATTGTGCCCCTTCATTAGGTCTAATAACTATTAATGCCCTTACTGCTGCAGATTCTTTAATCATACCCGTTCAGTGTGAATATTTTGCATTAGAAGGATTAGGTAAATTATTGAATACCACAAAAATTATACAGTCCCGACTAAATCCTAATCTTGAAATAGAAGGGATATTGATGACAATGTATGATGCACGGTTACGTTTAGCCAATCAAATTGTGGCAGAGGTCAAAAAACATTTCCAAAACATGGTTTTTGAAACAATTATTCCAAGAAATATCAAACTAAGTGAAGCACCCAGTTTTGGTATGCCCGCAATAACTTATGATGCAGAAAGTAAAGGTGCTATTAGCTATCTTAATCTTGCTGAAGAAATTATTAGTAGAAAGAAAACAGTAGTTTAA
- a CDS encoding DNA topoisomerase IV subunit B → MNTHAHHHYTEENIRSLAWQEHLRFRPGMYIGKLGDGSASDDGIYILIKEVIDNSIDEFVMGYGKQVEITVSDHEISVRDFGRGIPLGKVIDCVAKINTGGKYDSKAFQKSVGLNGVGIKAVNALSEYFKVQSFRDGLTKSAIFSAGVMASEEEIKETTEPNGTHIVFIPDRTIFKQYSFILHFIEEQIANYTFLNTGLIFVLNGKKYRSRNGLLDLLHTKTDIESLSYPIIHLKDKDIELCLTHHQNAGNEIYYTFVNGQFTAQGGVHLNSFKEAVVKTVREFYKKDFDSSDIRGGLVAALAIKVQDPIFESQTKTKLGSQQMGPEGPSIRSFIIDFIKRELDNYLHKHTIVVEALQKRILQSERERKEIAGIKKLVSEKTKKANLHNKKLRDCHIHYNSKHPKKLDSTIFITEGNSASGSITKSRNVATQAVFSLRGKPLNCFGQSKKLVYENEELNLLQHALNITNGPDGLRYNKIVIATDADVDGMHIRLLILTYFLQFFPELVHNQHLHILETPLFRVRNKKITHYCYNEKEKEKAIQSLGSQFEVTRFKGLGEISPDEFSNFIGEGMRLSPVTLSTSATLQALLAFYMGKNTPERQSFIIDNLIIEESLSDQHILD, encoded by the coding sequence ATGAATACACATGCTCATCATCATTATACAGAAGAAAATATTCGTTCCTTAGCTTGGCAAGAACACCTTCGATTCCGTCCTGGTATGTATATCGGTAAGCTAGGTGATGGTTCCGCTTCAGATGATGGCATTTATATATTAATCAAAGAAGTTATTGATAATAGTATAGATGAGTTTGTTATGGGCTATGGAAAGCAAGTTGAAATAACCGTGTCTGACCATGAAATTTCTGTGAGAGATTTTGGGAGAGGAATTCCATTGGGCAAAGTAATAGATTGTGTAGCTAAAATAAATACAGGGGGCAAATACGATAGTAAGGCATTTCAAAAGTCTGTAGGGCTAAATGGGGTAGGTATCAAGGCTGTTAATGCACTTTCAGAATATTTTAAAGTTCAATCTTTTCGTGATGGATTAACCAAGTCAGCCATTTTTTCTGCAGGAGTCATGGCATCAGAAGAAGAAATTAAGGAAACTACTGAACCAAATGGGACACATATTGTATTTATTCCAGATCGGACTATATTTAAACAATACTCATTTATTCTTCACTTTATAGAAGAACAAATAGCCAACTATACCTTTTTAAATACAGGGTTGATTTTTGTTTTGAATGGCAAAAAGTACCGCTCCCGTAATGGACTTTTAGATCTTTTACACACGAAAACAGATATTGAGTCACTCTCTTATCCTATTATCCATCTAAAAGATAAGGATATTGAACTATGTTTAACCCATCATCAAAACGCTGGTAATGAGATTTATTATACTTTTGTCAATGGGCAATTCACTGCTCAGGGTGGAGTACATTTAAATTCATTTAAGGAAGCTGTTGTAAAAACAGTACGAGAATTTTATAAGAAAGATTTTGACTCAAGCGATATTCGTGGAGGACTAGTAGCCGCGCTTGCTATTAAGGTTCAAGATCCTATTTTTGAGTCACAAACTAAAACCAAGCTAGGGTCACAGCAGATGGGACCTGAAGGTCCGAGTATTCGTAGTTTTATAATTGATTTCATCAAAAGAGAACTAGACAACTATTTGCATAAACATACGATAGTCGTAGAAGCCTTACAAAAACGAATTTTACAGTCTGAACGTGAACGTAAAGAAATAGCTGGTATAAAGAAACTAGTTAGTGAAAAAACAAAAAAAGCAAATCTCCACAACAAAAAATTAAGAGACTGCCATATTCACTACAATTCTAAACATCCTAAAAAGTTGGATAGCACTATTTTTATTACAGAAGGGAATTCTGCCAGTGGCTCTATAACCAAATCACGTAATGTTGCAACACAGGCAGTTTTTTCATTACGGGGCAAACCTTTAAACTGTTTTGGGCAATCTAAAAAATTAGTTTATGAAAATGAAGAACTGAATCTTCTCCAGCATGCTTTGAATATTACAAATGGGCCCGATGGGCTCCGTTACAACAAAATTGTAATCGCTACGGATGCCGATGTTGATGGTATGCATATTCGATTACTCATACTGACCTATTTTTTGCAATTTTTCCCTGAATTGGTTCATAATCAGCATCTGCATATACTGGAAACACCACTTTTTCGAGTTCGGAATAAAAAAATTACACATTATTGCTATAATGAAAAAGAGAAAGAAAAAGCGATACAGTCACTTGGTTCACAATTTGAAGTTACACGATTTAAGGGTTTAGGAGAAATATCTCCCGATGAGTTTTCCAATTTTATAGGTGAAGGTATGCGTCTATCTCCCGTAACCTTATCAACCAGTGCCACCCTTCAAGCATTATTAGCGTTTTATATGGGCAAAAACACACCAGAAAGGCAAAGTTTTATTATTGATAATCTTATAATAGAGGAGAGCCTCTCTGACCAACATATACTGGACTAA
- the hemW gene encoding radical SAM family heme chaperone HemW — protein MITTLEKSNTGIYLHIPFCKQACHYCNFHFSTNFQLKSLVIESICRELVLRQNYLGNVPITSIYFGGGTPSVLTLLEIEKLLNHIFKYFSITKDIEITLEGNPDDLTLEKLQGFRHIGINRLSIGIQSFNDHTLRYMNRAHTATLARQSIIWARKAQFNNLNIDLIYATTGTTTRDWQNDLTEALLLEPEHISAYCLTIEPKTVFGHWYKQGKITEISEEIAAEQFELAIDILNKKGYIHYEISNFCQPEKFSRHNINYWKSGAYLGIGPGAHGYNGIKRYWNISNNPIYIKSIQKGELPHTEETLTITNHINEYIMTSIRTYWGCDFEWMHKQYGVDLMAQKRNFIQHITQKELAYLTHSKLYLTNSGKLLADKIASELFIDN, from the coding sequence TTGATTACAACATTAGAAAAATCTAACACAGGGATATACCTGCATATTCCATTCTGCAAGCAAGCTTGTCATTATTGCAATTTTCACTTTAGTACAAACTTTCAACTAAAATCATTAGTAATAGAAAGCATATGTAGAGAACTAGTATTACGCCAAAATTATTTAGGCAATGTTCCCATTACCAGTATCTATTTCGGTGGGGGTACCCCATCTGTACTCACACTCCTAGAAATAGAAAAATTATTAAATCACATTTTCAAATATTTTTCTATTACCAAAGATATAGAAATAACACTAGAAGGAAATCCAGACGACCTGACACTTGAAAAACTACAAGGATTTAGGCATATAGGCATCAATAGATTGAGCATTGGCATACAGTCTTTTAATGACCATACCCTACGTTATATGAATAGAGCTCATACTGCTACTTTAGCAAGACAAAGTATAATATGGGCTAGAAAAGCTCAATTCAACAATCTAAATATAGATCTTATCTATGCTACCACTGGTACAACAACACGCGATTGGCAAAATGATCTAACAGAAGCACTGTTACTAGAACCAGAACATATTTCAGCATATTGCTTAACTATTGAACCCAAAACGGTTTTTGGACATTGGTATAAACAGGGAAAAATAACTGAAATTTCTGAAGAAATAGCTGCAGAGCAATTTGAACTAGCTATAGACATCCTTAATAAAAAAGGGTATATCCACTATGAAATTTCTAATTTCTGTCAACCAGAAAAATTTTCCAGACACAATATAAACTACTGGAAATCAGGAGCCTATTTAGGCATAGGACCGGGTGCACATGGATACAATGGCATAAAAAGGTATTGGAATATTTCTAATAATCCAATATATATAAAATCCATACAGAAAGGGGAGCTCCCGCATACAGAAGAAACACTGACCATAACAAACCATATTAATGAATACATTATGACAAGCATTAGAACCTATTGGGGATGTGATTTTGAATGGATGCATAAGCAATATGGAGTTGACTTAATGGCTCAAAAAAGGAATTTTATACAACATATTACACAAAAAGAGCTTGCTTATTTAACTCATAGTAAACTTTATTTAACAAATAGTGGTAAATTGCTTGCGGACAAAATAGCTAGTGAGCTTTTTATAGATAACTGA
- a CDS encoding DUF5683 domain-containing protein, which translates to MTFIGSMLFLDLSIASTSNESLLCTTKRKLLSETQSYAPRLSMLSITTPDKSDEETLQRKTMQMNAMVQRSWISSMVIPGLGQVYNKHYWKVPCIYLGFAMLGYRIHAEHQEMNSHKRTLLVTSSNNDQKKIQTLPLVPYTQKRINDCKRTRNLFIMIAAAWYLLNVFDAYAGAHDKMVNFTDDIGIDPEIKTSSSQPAADAAMVCFSLPVYF; encoded by the coding sequence ATGACATTCATTGGAAGTATGCTTTTTTTGGATTTAAGTATAGCTTCTACCTCTAATGAATCTTTATTATGTACTACTAAAAGAAAACTACTTAGTGAAACACAATCATACGCTCCTAGGCTTAGTATGCTAAGTATTACAACGCCAGATAAGTCAGATGAAGAAACATTGCAACGTAAGACCATGCAGATGAATGCTATGGTCCAACGTTCTTGGATCTCTTCTATGGTTATACCTGGTTTAGGACAAGTGTACAACAAACATTATTGGAAAGTCCCTTGTATTTACTTAGGATTTGCAATGCTTGGCTACAGGATACATGCAGAACATCAAGAAATGAATTCCCATAAACGTACGTTGCTTGTAACTAGTAGTAATAACGACCAAAAAAAAATACAAACTTTGCCTCTAGTTCCCTATACACAAAAACGTATTAATGATTGTAAACGTACCCGCAACTTATTCATTATGATTGCAGCTGCTTGGTATCTATTAAATGTATTTGATGCTTATGCAGGTGCTCACGATAAAATGGTTAATTTTACAGATGATATTGGAATAGATCCTGAAATAAAAACAAGTTCTAGTCAACCAGCTGCTGATGCTGCAATGGTTTGTTTTTCTTTGCCTGTTTATTTCTAA
- the ndk gene encoding nucleoside-diphosphate kinase, translated as MLENRFINNTFIQAIIQGRVTFSIIKPDAVRAHHVGTIISMIEKAGFTIKAMSMTHLKETEAQDFYKVHANRPFYKDLCLFMASGPIVVMVLEKDNAIPSFRKLMGTTNPLDAEEGTIRKMFARSIDENAIHGSDGYETAAEEIAFFFPSNYIK; from the coding sequence ATGCTAGAAAATAGATTTATAAATAATACATTCATTCAGGCTATAATACAAGGGAGAGTAACGTTTTCGATAATTAAACCAGATGCTGTTAGGGCCCATCATGTGGGAACAATTATATCCATGATAGAAAAAGCGGGCTTTACTATCAAAGCCATGTCTATGACCCATCTTAAAGAAACAGAGGCTCAGGATTTTTATAAAGTACATGCAAATCGTCCATTCTATAAAGATTTGTGTTTGTTTATGGCTTCTGGCCCTATCGTTGTAATGGTATTGGAGAAAGATAATGCAATTCCAAGTTTTCGCAAGTTAATGGGGACAACCAATCCGTTAGATGCTGAAGAGGGAACAATTAGAAAAATGTTTGCACGATCAATAGATGAAAATGCCATTCATGGATCAGATGGATATGAAACAGCAGCTGAGGAAATAGCTTTCTTTTTCCCTAGTAATTATATAAAATAA